A region of the Campylobacter subantarcticus LMG 24377 genome:
TGCTGATTGGGTAATCATGGCTAGTTCTTTTCATTGGACAGATCCTAAAAAATCTTTACCTGAATTTGCAAGAGTACTTACGGGGGGGGGGTATTTCACTGCCATATGGAATCCACGCCATATAGCTAAAGGTTCTGTGTTTCATGAAATTGAAGAGGAAATTAAACATATTGTACCAGAGCTTACTCGTGTAAGTAGTGGGGTGCAAAATGTTAAAAACTGGGAAGAAATCTTGGTAAGTACCGGAGATTTCAGAGACTGCTTTTTTATGGAGTGTGATTATAAAGAGCTTTGGAGTAAAGAACGTTATCTTGGAGCTTGGCATTCTGTAAATGATATTCAAGCGCAAGCTGGAAAAGCTAGGTGGGAAGAAATTTTAAAAATGATAGAAAATAAAATTTCATCCATGGATATGATTGAAATTCCTTATAAAATCCGTGCATGGACGGTGCGTAAGGCATAAAAAAATCCTTTAGCTTTTTTAGCTTTGCTATTAAAGTTAAAGGAAAAAAATGAAAAAAATAGTAGAACAAGTTTGGGATTATACTAAGCATGCAAAATTTTACTCATATAGACCAAATTATGCACCATTTAGTATAGATATGCTAGTAGAACTTGCTAAAAGAACTAGTCAAAGCTCAAAGATAAAAGTTGCAGATATTGGAGCAGGTACTGGGAATTTAAGCATTATGCTTTTAGAGAGAGCTTGTAAAGTAGTAGCGGTTGAGCCAAATGATGCAATGCGTGAAATTGGTATAGAAAGAACTCAAGAACAAGATATAGAATGGGTAAGAGCTACTGGTGTTGATTCTACTTTAAAAGATGGAGAATTTGACTGGGTAAGTTTTGGTAGTAGTTTTAATGTAATGGATAGATCGATGGCGTTAAAAGAAAGTCATAGATTACTTAAAAAAGGGTGTTATTTTACTTGCATGTGGAATCATAGAGATCTAAATGATCCATATCAAAAAATAGCAGAGGATATTATCGTTAGTTTTGTTCCAAATTATACAAGAGGTACAAGAAGAGAAGATCAGCGTCCTATTATAGAAGCACATAAAGAGCTTTTTGATAATATTATTTATCTAGAAGAAGATTTTTATTTTCATCAAAGTGTAGATAATTACATTAATGCTTGGAAAAGTGTAAAAAATCCTTATTGGGATCTTGAAACAAAAGAAGGCAATGAGTTATTTGAAAAAATCACTGATAAGTTAAAGCGAGAATTACCAGGTGAATTTGATATCAAATATACAACGAGAGCTTGGAGCGCAAAAAAAATATAAAAAGAGTAGTATTATGGAAAGATTAGTTTTTCAAACAAAAGCAAGAAATTTGCAAAATTTAAAATATAAACTCAAGAGTGCAAAAGTTTTAGATGTGGTTATTACTTCTTTGAAAGAAATCACTCAAGATAAGGAAAATATATTTAAAAAAATTAGCAATTTAAACGCAAAAAAACTAATCATCCGTAGCTCTTCTAGTAGCGAAGATAGCTTAAAAAGCTCCAATGCTGGAGCTTTTTTAAGTTTAGCTAATATAGACATTAGCGACAAAAATCAACTTTTTGAGGCTTTGGATAAAGTAGGTCATTCTATGCCTAGTGAGAATGATGAAATTTTAATCCAACCTATGCTTTTAGATATTCAAAAATGTGGCGTTGCTTTTAGTGTAGATAAAGATAATTTTGCTCCATATTTTTGCATAGAATATGATGATAATGGATCAAATAGTTCTATTACAGATGGTAGTGCTAAAAATGCTAAAACGTATTTTCACTACCGTGAAAATGAAGATGTAAAAGATCTGTATATGCAAAAAGTTATCTTGTTGGTAAAGGAACTTGAAAATTTATATGGATGTAATTTTTTAGATGTGGAATTTGCTTTTAATAAACAAGGTGAGCTTTTTTGCTTACAAGTAAGACCTTTAATAATGCAAGCAAAAATTAATCTTTTTAACAACCTACCCAAGCAAGCTTTACATAGACTTTATAAAAGATTTTTATCTTTACAAGAGCCAAGATCTAGGGTGCTTGGAGACAAAGCTATTTTTGGTGTAATGCCTGATTGGAATCCAGCAGAAATTATAGGACTTAGACCAAAAAGATTAGCTTTTAGTCTTTATAAAGAGATTATTACGGATAATATTTGGGCTTATCAAAGAGATAATTATGGCTATAGAGATTTAAGATCGCATCCGTTAATCCACTCTTTTTTGGGTATTCCTTATGTAGATGTGAGACTTTCTTTTAATTCTTTTATACCAAAAACACTTGATGAGGGTATTGCTAAAAAATTAGTTAATTATTATTTAGATAAGTTATATAAAAATCACAAATTGCACGATAAAGTAGAGTTTGATGTAGTATTTTCTTGTTATGATTTTCATGTGGTAAAGAAATTAGAGTATTTGTTGGATTATGGTTTTAATAAAAATGAAATCAAACGCATTGAATTTTCTTTATTAAATCTTACTAATTCTATTATTGATATTAAAAATGGTTTGTGTTTAAAAGATATAGAAAAATCAAAACAAATGATTTTGCATTATGAAAATATTATGTATTCGGATTTTTCATTATTAGATAGAATTTATTGGCTTTTAGAAGAGTGTAAAAGATATGGAACATTGCCATTTGCTGGTGTTGCAAGAGCTGCGTTTGTGGCCATGACTATGCTTAATTCTTTGGTGGAAATTGGATTTTTTAGCAAAGAAGAAAAAAATGAATTTTTAAATTCTCTTCATACTGTTAGTAAAACTTTGAGTAATGAATTGGCAAATTTAAATGAAAATAACAAACAAGATTTTCTAAAACAATTTGGTCATTTAAGAGCAGGAACTTATAATATTTTATCTCCAAGGTATGATGAAGATTTTGATGGGTATTTTGACCTAAAGCAAAAAGGCAAAATCCAAAAAGAAAAAGAATTTGAAATTAGCGATATGAAGTTGCAAAAACTTGATCAAATTCTAAAAGAACATGGAATTGAAATTTGTGCGAAAGAATTTTTTGACTTTTTGAAAATAGCTATAGAAGGTCGTGAATTTATTAAATTTGAATTTACCAAGCTCTTATCTAAAGCCATATCGTTAATAGAAGATCTTGGAAATTACTATGAAATTTCTAAAGAAGATATGGCCCATTTAGATGTTAAAAGTGTTTTAAATTTATACTCTAGCGTGTATTCAAAAAACCCAAAAGAAAAATTTCTAAGTGAGATCAATGAAAACAAGCAAGAGTATGAATTAAGTTTGGCTATAAAGCTGCCTGCTTTGCTAACTGATGCGGATCAGGTATTTGGATTTTTTGCAAATTGTATTCATCCAAATTTTATTACCCAAAAAAGTATTAGTGCTAATATTGCTTTAGAGAAAGATCAGGATTTAAAAGGCAAAGTAGTATTAATCTATGCAGCTGATCCTGGATATGATTATTTATTTACAAAGGATATTGCAGGTTTTATTACTTGTTATGGTGGTGCAAATTCGCATATGGCTATTAGAGCTTCTGAACTTGCCATGCCTGCTGTTATTGGGGTAGGTGAAGAAAACTTTAAAAAATATCTTCAAGCAAAAAAAATTAAGATTGATTGTCAAAGTGAGCAGATATTTTGTCTATGAAATTTATAGCTATTAGCCAAAGAATTTTAGAAAATCAGGATTATCATGAGCTAAGAGAGTGCTTAGCGCTTGATTGGGGATTTTTTTTTAAAAACGAATTAAGTGGTTTTTTGCCACTTCCGTTAAGTTATGAGATTGATTTTAAAAACTATATCCCTTATGTTAGTGCAGTGATTTTAAGCGGGGGTAATGATTTAAATTCTTGCAAATCTTCTTTTGTCAATCAAAAAAGAGACGAATATGAGAAAAACATTATCAAGTATTGTGTGCAAGATAATATTCCTTTGCTTGGGATTTGTAAAGGAGCGCAGGTGATTGCTTCTTATTTTAATTCTACCATTTGTCCTTGTAAAGGACATGTTGGAAATCACGAAATATATTTAAACGATCAAAGAATTAATATCAATTCATATCATAATTTTGCTATTAAAACGTTGGGTAATGAGCTTGAGGTATTAGCAAGTGCAAAAGATGGAACAATAGAGGCTTTTAAGCATAAAAAATTTAGTATTTATGGTTTAATGTGGCATATTGAAAGAGAAAATGGTATGAGTGAAAAAAGTATTTTTAATGTGTGGTTAAAGGATGTAAAATGAGAGCTATAATCTTAGCAGCGGGTTTTGGTTCTAGGCTGATGCCCTTGACAAAAGATAATCCAAAGTGTATGGTTGAATATAAAAATAAAAAAATAATAGATTATGAAATTCAAGCTTTAAAAGAAAATAATATTCATGAGATATGTGTGGTTGGTGGATATTTATTCGATGTTTTAAAAGATTATGTGAGTGAAAAATATAATTTAGGAATATTTTATAAAAACAAAAATTATGATAAAACTAATATGGTTCAAACTTTATTTTGTGCTAGAGATTTTTTGCAAAAGTGTATTGAAGATAAGCAAGACTTGATTGTTTCTTATGCTGATATAGTTTATTTTAAAGATAGTATTGAAAAACTTAAACAATCAAAAGATGATTTTGCTGTTATTGTGGATAAATCATGGAAAGAGCTATGGACAAAAAGATTTGAAAATCCACTTGATGATGCTGAAACTTTAAAACTAAAAGATGGCTTTATTACAGAACTCGGTAAGCAAACAAAAAGTTATGATGAAATTCAAGGTCAATATATAGGTTTGTTTAAATTTTCATATCAATTTTTAAAAGAAGTTTTAAAAACTTATGATGAACTTGACAAAACTCAGTTTTATGATGGGAAAAATTTTCAAAATATGTACATGACAAGCTTTTTGCAGATTTTAATCGATAAGTATAAAAATGCAAAAGCTATCGAAATTAATGGAAATTGGTGTGAGATTGATTTTATGAGTGATTTAAAAGTGGAGATTAAATGAAAAAACCATATGTTATTTGGCTTACAGGCTTAGCAGGTAGTGGAAAGAGTACCATAGGTAGGGCTTTGTATGAAAAGTTAAAAAGGGAATGTAAAAATACTATTTATCTTGATGGAGATGAGTTAAGAGAACTGCTAGGATATTATGATTACGACAAGCAAGGTCGTATAGATGTGGCGTTAAAAAGATCCCAATTTGCTAAATTCTTAAATGATCAGGGTATGATAGTAGTTGTGACAACTATATCTATGTTTGATGAAATTTATAAATACAATAGAGAAAATTTAAAAAATTATTTTGAAATTTATATTAAGTGTCCAATGGAAGAATTAATTGCAAGAGACCAAAAAGAGCTTTATACAAAAGCTTTAAATAATGAAATTAAAAATGTTGTAGGTGTTGATATAAAATATGATGAGCCAAATGCGCATTTTGTACTAGATAATTCAATGCAAGAGAATTTAGATGAAAAAGTTGAAATGATTATAAAACAACTGTCATGAGACTATATACCACATCAAAAAAACTAAAAGAAAATGTTAAAAATTTTTACAAAATAACTTTATATCGTATTTACAAAAACATCACAAAAGAAGATGTTTTTGTAGGTTGGGGTAGAAAAAAATCGGGATTGAGGGCTATAGAATTAGCCAAAAAATATAATGCAAAATTTTTGCTTTTAGAGGATGGCTTTTTACGCTCATTAAATTTAGGTGTAGAAAATAGCCCGAGTTTTTCTATCGTCAAAGATAATGTGGGAATTTACTACGATGCGATGGTGTCATCTAAGCTTGAAAATATTTTAAATACTTATGAGTTTAGTGCTGAAGAGCTAGAGCAAGCAAAAAAGGCCATAGAGCTTATAAAAAAAGAAAAACTTAGCAAGTATAATAATAACCTTTGTATATCAAAAGAATTTTTTAGTGCTAATGAAGAACGTGTATTGATCATCACTCAAGTAGCAAATGATGCTTCGTTAAAATTTGGCTTAGCTAATAGTTTTTCAACTCAAGATATGATAAATGATGCCACCAAAGAAAATCCAAATGCTAAAGTATATATTAAAATTCACCCTGATGTGCTTAGTGGTAAAAAACAAAGTGATTTTAATGCACAAGATTTACCAAGTAAATGTGTTGTTATAAAAGAAAATTATAATCCCATAGAATTACTAAGTCATTTTAAAAAAGTCTATACTAAAACTTCTGGCATGGGCTTTGAAGCTTTGATGTTGGGATGCGAATGTGTGTGTTATGGTATGCCATTTTATGCAGGTTGGGGATTAACCCAAGATAAATTAGAATGTAAAAGACGAGTTAAAAAAAGAACTTTAGAAGAAATCTTTTATGCTGCTTATATTTTATATAGTGAGTATTTTAATCCTTGTTTAAATCAAAAAAGCGACATCTTTGATACTATTCATACTCTAGCAAAATATAAAAAGATAGAACAAGCTAATTCCAACACTTTGTATTTTTTAGGTTTTTCTAAATGGAAAAGAGAATTTACAAGACCATTTTTTAAAGCTAAAAATAATAAAATCATTTTTTTAAATTCACTTGATGGGCTTTATAAAGCGAATTTAAATCCTGATGATAAAATTTTCATTTGGGGTAAAAAATATGATAAATCTTTACTAGCCAAAGATTTTAAAAATACAATTTTTCTAGTAGAAGATGGCTTTTTACGCTCTGTTTTTTTAGGTTCAGATCTTACACGCCCTTTTTCTTTGATAATAGATTGCAAAGGCTTGTATGTTGATCCAAACAAGCCAAGTGATTTAGAAGATATTTTGCAAAATCATGAATTTGATGAGAGTTTAAAACAAAGAGCTAAAAAACTCATCACTATCATCACGCAAAATAAATTTTCAAAGTATAATGGCTTAAAGCATGAAAAATTAAATTTTAATATCGATAAAAAAATCATTTTAATCCCTGCTCAAGTAGAAGATGATGCTTCTATGATCTTAGGTGGAGCGGGCTTTGATACTTTAAAACTTTTACAGAGTGTAAGAAAGGCCAATGAAAATGCTTTTATAGTGTTTAAACCACATCCTGATGTTTTAAGCGGTAACCGTAAAGGCTTAAAAGATAAAAGCATTATTTTAAAATACTGTGATGAAATTATAGAAAATGTCAGTATAGATAGCGCTATCAATGCATGCGATGAAGTACATACCATCACTTCTACAAGTGGTTTTGATGCTCTTTTGCGTGGTAAAAAAGTAGTAGTGTATGGTAAGCCTTTTTATGCGGGTTGGGGTTTGACAAATGATTTACATGAAATTTCAAGACGCACAAGAGTGCTTAGTTTAGAAGAGTTAGTTGCGGGAGTTTTGATCCTTTATCCAAGATATATCCATCCAAAAAATAAAAATTTATGTGAAGTTGAGCTTGCTTTAGATATAATGTTAAAAATGCAAAAAGATTATTTTTCTAAATTTTATTTGCGTTGGTTTGTGAATATAAGAATTTATACATTAAGAAAAATAAGAAGAATCATAGAATTTATTTTAGGTCGATGAATTTAAGTAAGAAGTTAAAAAAATTTTCCGGCAAAAATGTTTTGTTGCTCCAGGGTCCTGTGGGGGGATTTTTCCGTAAAATTGCTACAAGAATTCCGCAAGCTAAAGTATACAAAGTAAATTTTAATGGCGGAGATTTTTTCTTTTATCCTTTTAAAAGTATTAATTATGCTAAAAGCTTAGCCGAGCTTGAAGACTTTTATAAAAAGCTTTTTGAAGAAAAACAAATTCAAGTTATCATTATGTATAATGATTGTAGAAAAGTACATGAAATCGCCATTAATGTAGCTAAGCAAATGGGTATTGAAGTGTGGATTTTTGAAGAAGGTTATATAAGACCAAACTTCATTACTTTTGAAAAAGATGGAGTGAATGCAAACTCCGCTTTACCAAGAGAAAAAGAATTTTATCTAAGTCAGAAAAAATTTGATAAAGAGCATAAATTTATAACTTTTTCAAGCACATTTAAAAATATGGCCTTTGCTTCGTTTTTATATTGGCTTTTTGCTTTTTTACTTTCTTGGCGTTTTAATAACTCCTTGCACCATAGAAGTTTAAAATTATTTGACTTTTTGCCTTGGTTTTGTTCAGTATATAGAAAAAATAAATACAAAATCAGCGAAAAAAAACTCAATGAAAAAATTCTTTCTTTAGAACAAAAGTATTTTTTAGCTATTTTACAAGTGCACAATGATACTCAACTATCTCATCACTATAAAAAAACTACAGAAAAATTTATAGAAGAGGTGATTATCTCTTTTGCTAATCATGCTAAAGCAAAGTCTTATCTAGTTTTTAAGCATCATCCTATGGACCGTGGCTATAGGGATTATACTAAGCTTATAGAAGATTTGAGTTTAAAATATAATGTCGAGGGTAGAATTTTATATGTGCATGATTTGCATTTACCTACACTTTTGATCAATGCAAGAGGTACTATAGTCATAAATAGCACAGTAGGACTTTCTGCCTTATATCACAACAGCCCTTTAAAGGTTATGGGAAAAGCTTTTTATGATATAGAAGGCTTAACGTATCAAAAAAGCTTGCATACTTTTTGGAAAGAGTGTAGAGCTTATAAGCCTGATGCGGTTTTGCATGCTAAATTTAGAAATTATGTGATATATAAAACCCAAGTCAATGGAAATTTCTTCAAAAATGCTAGCTTGGATTAAAATTTCTTTTTATAATTTTGTGCAATTTTTTTCAGTTTAAAGGGTAGAGTGAGATAGCCTAACTTAAAAGGAGTTCTTGAAGCTTGTAAAAGTGCATTACCTAAAAGATAAGGCAAATGTGTTTTGGCTATTTGAGCGTGTTTATAGTCTGCGTAGGATTTAAGTGGTGGTAGGTTTTTAACATCTTTTTGCTGCTTAAAGTGGGCTTTTCTAACTCTCCTTAACTCAAAAGGGATTTTGAAGTATCCTAGATAGCTTTTGCTATTTTTCATGATCACCTCCCCAAGTTTATAGCTTAATCTTTCTTTGATTCTTAAGCTTGCTCCATAAAGCTGGTTATTTTGATGGATAAATGCTTCGTATTCTTTTTGTAAATTTTTATGATTTAAAAAACGCAAAAGATTATGGTTTTGGCTTTGTAAAAATGTTTGCGTATCAAGCTTGGTTAGCTCATGATATTCTAGTGCTAATTCTTTATAAAAAACTATAGGTGGGATTAAAAACTCATGAGTATTGGTAAGATGATTTTTAAAGTCAAGCTTTTTGCATTCATCATTTTTAAGTAGTAAAATTCCTATCAAATCTATATAATCAAGCCTAGGCGTTTTTTCATTTGCCATGCTTAAGCCTGAGCTTTCTTCGCTTTGTTTAATTACTTGAGTATTGATGTATAAAGAAGTTTGATCATTACAAAATGCATTTTCATTTTGTATATCTTGAAAAGTATTGATAAGTCCAAAATTTTTTACTAGCTTAAAGAAAGAATTTTCAATACTTATAGATGATATGGTGTGGCTTGCAAGATCGGCCTGATTCCAAGTGTGAATACCTAAAATTTGATAACCACAAAGATTTTTTGGGAAAATGATTTTTTCTTTAGCTTTGATTCTTGTAACTTTTTCATGAAAAAATGAATTTTTATGTTCTAGTGTGTCAAAGTTTGATGGTTTAAAGATATAAAATTGGTTATTAGAATAGGAAATATTTGCTTTAGAACTTTTGAAATTGTTTAAATTTTTGATAATGTTTTTTCCAAGTTCTTGCATAGCCAGTGGCATAGGGTGAAATTTATAGTTTTGATCAAAATCATACAAGTGATTTTTTTGGTAGTAAAGATCTACATCGATTAGATTAAAACCATAGTAAGCACAATTTTTCCGGTGTGCTTCATTGATAGCTTTTGATTTATCATTGCAAGCTGATATGGGGAGTATAAGTACTATGGTGGTTTTGTTGGCTTTGTAAAGTTCCTCGTAAAAATAATCAATATTGCGAAGAATGATTTTTAAACCCACAGGGCTTAAATAATCATTAATGTTAGATTCACTGATAATGTAATCACTTTTGAGTATATTATCTTTATGGCGTATTAGTTCATAAAGATTTTGCAAAGAAGTGCTAAGTCCTAAGGCGTAATTGTGTAAGGTAATATTTTCATTTTCAAGACCTATTCTAAGACCATTTTTAACTACGCTATTGCTACCACCAAGTAAGATTACATTCATTTAAAACTTTCTATGCTTAAGAAATTTTTATTTATTTTATAAAATGTTTTTTAATGAGTAATTTCAGAGTAAAAATACCTTATTATCCCTTGTATTTCAGCATTTGACAAAGATGTTAACTTTAGCTATATTTTTAAATTCATTTTCATTTGTTTAGGATTTTGATGGATAAAATGTGTCAAAAAAGAGATGTTTTTTATATTGCTGGATATGATCCTAGGGGTTATAGGCATTATTATATTATGTTTAAAAAAAATCTTGCCGCACAAAATGTTCTTTTAAAGTATGATTATACTTTATTAAAAGCTCAAGTTAATGTTTATCCTTTTTGGCAAATTCAAACTCCATATACAAACACCACTTATACTTTTTTAAGCTGGAATGATATAGTGAAAAAAAACTGGTCAGAGGGTATAAAAGATGCTTTGAGTGATTGCTATAGCTTTTTTAGGATTTATACTATCACCGGACTTTTTTTAAAATTTGGTAAAGAATCCCCGCACCAACTTATCACAGGTTATTATCCATTTTTTTATGTGCTTTTGAGTTTGATTTTTACTTTAGTTTGTGCTTTTGGAAGTTTATTTTATTTGCAAAATTTTCATATTATTTTAGGAATTTTAGCTTTTATTTTATCATTAGTATTTTTACCAAAAATGCTTTATAAACTAGGCAAGAAATTAGCTGTTTTTTGGATAGCTAGAATTTGTTCTTTTTGTGCAAATTGGGAGAAAAATTCCCAAGGAGAGTTAGAACAAAGAATGGAAAACTTTGCCAATGTAATTTTTCAAAAAATCAAAGAAAATGCAAAGGATAAAAATTACGAACTTATTTTAAGTGCACATAGCGTAGGAACAGTTCTTTGTATAAATGTTTTAGCAAAAGTACTTAGAAAATGCGAAAATGAAAATATATCTTTTGAAAATTTAAAGGTTTTAACTTTAGGTGAGTGCATACCTTTGGTAAGCTATCAAAAAAGATCTTTTGAATTTAGAAAAGATTTAGAGTATTTGGGAAGTAAAAATTTAATATGGTATGATTTTACCTCTATTATCGATGGGGCTTGTTTTGCACAAGTTGATTTTATACGCACAAGCGGAGTAAAAGCACAATTTAGCCCAAAATATCTTTCGGCTAAATTTCATACTTTATATAATCAAAAAGATTATAAAAAAATC
Encoded here:
- a CDS encoding class I SAM-dependent methyltransferase, with the protein product MKQGDFSEVAKHYHNRPAYSSMLIEKLIKCVNEQNKNTLKVVEVGAGTGKLTKMLADEFDLYIDAVEPNDNMREEGVKFTQNLQNIIWHKGSGEETTMPSNYADWVIMASSFHWTDPKKSLPEFARVLTGGGYFTAIWNPRHIAKGSVFHEIEEEIKHIVPELTRVSSGVQNVKNWEEILVSTGDFRDCFFMECDYKELWSKERYLGAWHSVNDIQAQAGKARWEEILKMIENKISSMDMIEIPYKIRAWTVRKA
- a CDS encoding class I SAM-dependent methyltransferase → MKKIVEQVWDYTKHAKFYSYRPNYAPFSIDMLVELAKRTSQSSKIKVADIGAGTGNLSIMLLERACKVVAVEPNDAMREIGIERTQEQDIEWVRATGVDSTLKDGEFDWVSFGSSFNVMDRSMALKESHRLLKKGCYFTCMWNHRDLNDPYQKIAEDIIVSFVPNYTRGTRREDQRPIIEAHKELFDNIIYLEEDFYFHQSVDNYINAWKSVKNPYWDLETKEGNELFEKITDKLKRELPGEFDIKYTTRAWSAKKI
- a CDS encoding PEP-utilizing enzyme; translated protein: MERLVFQTKARNLQNLKYKLKSAKVLDVVITSLKEITQDKENIFKKISNLNAKKLIIRSSSSSEDSLKSSNAGAFLSLANIDISDKNQLFEALDKVGHSMPSENDEILIQPMLLDIQKCGVAFSVDKDNFAPYFCIEYDDNGSNSSITDGSAKNAKTYFHYRENEDVKDLYMQKVILLVKELENLYGCNFLDVEFAFNKQGELFCLQVRPLIMQAKINLFNNLPKQALHRLYKRFLSLQEPRSRVLGDKAIFGVMPDWNPAEIIGLRPKRLAFSLYKEIITDNIWAYQRDNYGYRDLRSHPLIHSFLGIPYVDVRLSFNSFIPKTLDEGIAKKLVNYYLDKLYKNHKLHDKVEFDVVFSCYDFHVVKKLEYLLDYGFNKNEIKRIEFSLLNLTNSIIDIKNGLCLKDIEKSKQMILHYENIMYSDFSLLDRIYWLLEECKRYGTLPFAGVARAAFVAMTMLNSLVEIGFFSKEEKNEFLNSLHTVSKTLSNELANLNENNKQDFLKQFGHLRAGTYNILSPRYDEDFDGYFDLKQKGKIQKEKEFEISDMKLQKLDQILKEHGIEICAKEFFDFLKIAIEGREFIKFEFTKLLSKAISLIEDLGNYYEISKEDMAHLDVKSVLNLYSSVYSKNPKEKFLSEINENKQEYELSLAIKLPALLTDADQVFGFFANCIHPNFITQKSISANIALEKDQDLKGKVVLIYAADPGYDYLFTKDIAGFITCYGGANSHMAIRASELAMPAVIGVGEENFKKYLQAKKIKIDCQSEQIFCL
- a CDS encoding gamma-glutamyl-CDP-amidate hydrolase, whose product is MKFIAISQRILENQDYHELRECLALDWGFFFKNELSGFLPLPLSYEIDFKNYIPYVSAVILSGGNDLNSCKSSFVNQKRDEYEKNIIKYCVQDNIPLLGICKGAQVIASYFNSTICPCKGHVGNHEIYLNDQRININSYHNFAIKTLGNELEVLASAKDGTIEAFKHKKFSIYGLMWHIERENGMSEKSIFNVWLKDVK
- a CDS encoding phosphoramidate cytidylyltransferase; this translates as MRAIILAAGFGSRLMPLTKDNPKCMVEYKNKKIIDYEIQALKENNIHEICVVGGYLFDVLKDYVSEKYNLGIFYKNKNYDKTNMVQTLFCARDFLQKCIEDKQDLIVSYADIVYFKDSIEKLKQSKDDFAVIVDKSWKELWTKRFENPLDDAETLKLKDGFITELGKQTKSYDEIQGQYIGLFKFSYQFLKEVLKTYDELDKTQFYDGKNFQNMYMTSFLQILIDKYKNAKAIEINGNWCEIDFMSDLKVEIK
- a CDS encoding adenylyl-sulfate kinase; amino-acid sequence: MKKPYVIWLTGLAGSGKSTIGRALYEKLKRECKNTIYLDGDELRELLGYYDYDKQGRIDVALKRSQFAKFLNDQGMIVVVTTISMFDEIYKYNRENLKNYFEIYIKCPMEELIARDQKELYTKALNNEIKNVVGVDIKYDEPNAHFVLDNSMQENLDEKVEMIIKQLS
- a CDS encoding capsular polysaccharide export protein; the encoded protein is MRLYTTSKKLKENVKNFYKITLYRIYKNITKEDVFVGWGRKKSGLRAIELAKKYNAKFLLLEDGFLRSLNLGVENSPSFSIVKDNVGIYYDAMVSSKLENILNTYEFSAEELEQAKKAIELIKKEKLSKYNNNLCISKEFFSANEERVLIITQVANDASLKFGLANSFSTQDMINDATKENPNAKVYIKIHPDVLSGKKQSDFNAQDLPSKCVVIKENYNPIELLSHFKKVYTKTSGMGFEALMLGCECVCYGMPFYAGWGLTQDKLECKRRVKKRTLEEIFYAAYILYSEYFNPCLNQKSDIFDTIHTLAKYKKIEQANSNTLYFLGFSKWKREFTRPFFKAKNNKIIFLNSLDGLYKANLNPDDKIFIWGKKYDKSLLAKDFKNTIFLVEDGFLRSVFLGSDLTRPFSLIIDCKGLYVDPNKPSDLEDILQNHEFDESLKQRAKKLITIITQNKFSKYNGLKHEKLNFNIDKKIILIPAQVEDDASMILGGAGFDTLKLLQSVRKANENAFIVFKPHPDVLSGNRKGLKDKSIILKYCDEIIENVSIDSAINACDEVHTITSTSGFDALLRGKKVVVYGKPFYAGWGLTNDLHEISRRTRVLSLEELVAGVLILYPRYIHPKNKNLCEVELALDIMLKMQKDYFSKFYLRWFVNIRIYTLRKIRRIIEFILGR
- a CDS encoding capsular polysaccharide export protein, which gives rise to MNLSKKLKKFSGKNVLLLQGPVGGFFRKIATRIPQAKVYKVNFNGGDFFFYPFKSINYAKSLAELEDFYKKLFEEKQIQVIIMYNDCRKVHEIAINVAKQMGIEVWIFEEGYIRPNFITFEKDGVNANSALPREKEFYLSQKKFDKEHKFITFSSTFKNMAFASFLYWLFAFLLSWRFNNSLHHRSLKLFDFLPWFCSVYRKNKYKISEKKLNEKILSLEQKYFLAILQVHNDTQLSHHYKKTTEKFIEEVIISFANHAKAKSYLVFKHHPMDRGYRDYTKLIEDLSLKYNVEGRILYVHDLHLPTLLINARGTIVINSTVGLSALYHNSPLKVMGKAFYDIEGLTYQKSLHTFWKECRAYKPDAVLHAKFRNYVIYKTQVNGNFFKNASLD
- a CDS encoding SGNH/GDSL hydrolase family protein, which produces MNVILLGGSNSVVKNGLRIGLENENITLHNYALGLSTSLQNLYELIRHKDNILKSDYIISESNINDYLSPVGLKIILRNIDYFYEELYKANKTTIVLILPISACNDKSKAINEAHRKNCAYYGFNLIDVDLYYQKNHLYDFDQNYKFHPMPLAMQELGKNIIKNLNNFKSSKANISYSNNQFYIFKPSNFDTLEHKNSFFHEKVTRIKAKEKIIFPKNLCGYQILGIHTWNQADLASHTISSISIENSFFKLVKNFGLINTFQDIQNENAFCNDQTSLYINTQVIKQSEESSGLSMANEKTPRLDYIDLIGILLLKNDECKKLDFKNHLTNTHEFLIPPIVFYKELALEYHELTKLDTQTFLQSQNHNLLRFLNHKNLQKEYEAFIHQNNQLYGASLRIKERLSYKLGEVIMKNSKSYLGYFKIPFELRRVRKAHFKQQKDVKNLPPLKSYADYKHAQIAKTHLPYLLGNALLQASRTPFKLGYLTLPFKLKKIAQNYKKKF
- a CDS encoding DUF829 domain-containing protein, giving the protein MDKMCQKRDVFYIAGYDPRGYRHYYIMFKKNLAAQNVLLKYDYTLLKAQVNVYPFWQIQTPYTNTTYTFLSWNDIVKKNWSEGIKDALSDCYSFFRIYTITGLFLKFGKESPHQLITGYYPFFYVLLSLIFTLVCAFGSLFYLQNFHIILGILAFILSLVFLPKMLYKLGKKLAVFWIARICSFCANWEKNSQGELEQRMENFANVIFQKIKENAKDKNYELILSAHSVGTVLCINVLAKVLRKCENENISFENLKVLTLGECIPLVSYQKRSFEFRKDLEYLGSKNLIWYDFTSIIDGACFAQVDFIRTSGVKAQFSPKYLSAKFHTLYNQKDYKKIKKDKYKAHFLYLFATQIQGVYDFFEFIIGKNKLEEKIK